In the genome of Paenibacillus pabuli, one region contains:
- a CDS encoding carbohydrate ABC transporter permease — protein sequence MRTPSVRYRIFRIGNLVFLTLLSLTMILPFINVLAQSLSSSEAIMGGKVSFWPVAFTWINYEYVFGDASFWRAFAVSVGVTLFGTLVNLAATASLAYPVSRPEYKGRSIVVMFVLVTVVFSAPLIPNFILMKELHLVNNPLVLIVPGAINAFNFFVMRSFFAQLPGELIDAARIDGCGEFGIIWRIVIPLSKPAMASLGIFYAVGHWNAYSTALYYLNDPAWWPIQVTLKKLFESDDISVDPGSAVYSTLAHTSPEGIKMATIIIATLPIIIIYPFLQKHFVKGIMVGSVKS from the coding sequence ATGCGTACCCCCAGTGTCCGTTACCGTATATTCCGCATTGGAAATCTCGTTTTTCTTACGCTGCTCTCGTTGACGATGATTCTGCCTTTCATTAATGTGCTGGCTCAATCTCTTAGCAGCTCGGAAGCGATCATGGGCGGAAAGGTCAGCTTCTGGCCTGTTGCTTTTACCTGGATCAATTATGAATATGTATTTGGTGATGCTTCGTTCTGGCGGGCATTTGCAGTCTCGGTCGGGGTGACGCTGTTCGGGACGCTGGTCAATCTCGCTGCAACGGCATCGCTGGCCTATCCCGTTTCCCGTCCAGAGTACAAGGGGCGCTCTATAGTCGTCATGTTTGTCCTGGTGACCGTTGTGTTCTCGGCGCCGCTTATTCCGAACTTTATCCTGATGAAGGAACTGCATCTGGTCAACAATCCGCTGGTACTGATTGTGCCAGGAGCGATTAATGCCTTTAACTTTTTCGTCATGCGCTCGTTCTTTGCACAGCTGCCGGGTGAATTGATCGACGCTGCCCGCATCGATGGCTGTGGTGAATTCGGCATCATCTGGCGTATCGTTATTCCGTTGTCCAAACCAGCCATGGCATCACTCGGCATTTTCTATGCGGTAGGACACTGGAACGCCTATTCCACCGCGCTGTATTATCTGAATGATCCGGCCTGGTGGCCAATCCAGGTAACACTCAAGAAGCTGTTTGAAAGTGACGATATCTCGGTCGATCCGGGGTCTGCCGTCTATAGTACCCTTGCACATACATCGCCGGAAGGCATCAAAATGGCAACCATCATCATCGCCACCTTGCCGATTATTATCATCTACCCTTTCCTGCAAAAGCATTTTGTAAAAGGAATCATGGTCGGCTCCGTCAAATCTTAA
- a CDS encoding ABC transporter permease, producing MKPADIAPPSRGAARLNSSGLGTRLGDAGRYLWRYRILYLLSVPGILYFFLFKYVPLFGSVIAFQNYNIFKGITGSDWVGLEHFQKMFSHYDFLRILNNTILLGLYDLVIAFPVPILLAILLNEVRMIVFKRLLQTIVYMPHFLSWVVISGIFMGIFSMDAGVVNKALGFLGMQPIYFLGEDSYIRSILIGSGIWRDSGYGTIIFLAAIAGINPDLYEAAEVDGAGRLKQIWSITLPSLLPTIMILLLLHIGKFLDLGFERVFVFLNPLNLESGEILDTYIYKAGLLSQQYSYTTAIGLFKSVVGLMLILLGNFFSKKTTGESLY from the coding sequence GTGAAGCCGGCGGATATCGCGCCGCCAAGCCGGGGAGCAGCCAGACTTAATTCATCTGGTCTTGGCACCCGGCTCGGAGATGCAGGACGTTATCTGTGGCGATACCGGATACTATATCTGCTCTCGGTACCAGGCATCCTGTATTTTTTCCTCTTCAAATACGTGCCTCTGTTTGGCTCAGTCATTGCTTTTCAGAACTACAACATTTTCAAAGGCATCACCGGAAGTGATTGGGTAGGCCTGGAGCATTTTCAGAAGATGTTCAGCCATTATGACTTTTTGCGGATTCTCAATAATACCATTCTGCTTGGACTATATGATCTCGTAATTGCATTCCCGGTACCGATCTTACTGGCCATTCTGCTAAATGAAGTACGGATGATCGTGTTTAAGCGTTTGCTGCAAACGATTGTATACATGCCTCACTTTCTGTCCTGGGTCGTCATTAGCGGTATCTTCATGGGTATTTTCTCGATGGATGCCGGGGTGGTGAACAAGGCACTTGGATTTCTGGGCATGCAGCCAATCTACTTTCTGGGGGAAGACTCGTACATTCGTTCCATTCTGATCGGTTCGGGGATCTGGCGCGATTCCGGGTACGGCACGATTATTTTTCTGGCTGCCATTGCGGGGATTAATCCCGATCTGTATGAGGCAGCAGAGGTCGATGGAGCCGGGCGTTTGAAGCAAATATGGTCGATTACCCTGCCATCGTTGCTGCCGACGATTATGATTCTGCTGCTGCTGCACATTGGGAAGTTTCTCGATCTGGGCTTTGAGCGTGTGTTCGTATTCCTGAATCCGCTCAATCTGGAATCTGGAGAAATTCTCGATACCTATATCTACAAGGCCGGCCTTCTCTCACAGCAATACAGCTATACAACGGCCATCGGATTGTTCAAGTCGGTCGTGGGTTTGATGCTTATTCTACTCGGTAATTTCTTCAGCAAAAAAACTACCGGCGAAAGCCTGTATTAG
- a CDS encoding tautomerase family protein has translation MPEISIRLYEGRTDEQKQEIVEVFTRELSRIIDREPEYISVEFNEIPWDENVPDNLRNMQSQKQGGEKT, from the coding sequence ATGCCGGAAATTTCAATCAGGCTGTATGAAGGCAGGACGGATGAGCAAAAGCAGGAGATCGTGGAGGTGTTCACACGCGAGCTTTCACGTATTATCGATCGTGAGCCGGAGTATATTTCCGTTGAATTCAATGAAATCCCGTGGGACGAGAATGTTCCTGATAATTTAAGAAACATGCAATCACAGAAGCAGGGAGGGGAGAAGACGTGA
- a CDS encoding DUF4962 domain-containing protein: MEVKRKLAQRPLYQPISGPFHVDYSPDEQTVLAENPPRFTWMAAQQEDENAYVLQVSVGPSFQEEGTMTFAPLPYNFFTPGRVFEPGDYYWRYALLVDHPAQQGSEAEADAVLEKQQEMSAWSEVRRFTVPAGLPETPIPSRAQRYISTDTSHPRLWLRESGLQALADGIASDPTYCGWDVFMANSVEPWANREPIREPLPYPDNKRVAPLWRQMYIDCQEVLYAIRHLSIAGQVLRDERLLEAAKIWLLHVAAWDTEGTTSRDYNDEAAFRVAAALAWGYDWLHDELNSEEQDMVRRSLLRRTEQVAQHVMVRSKIHHVPYDSHAVRSLSSVLVPCCMSLLHEEQQATQWLDYAIDYYACLYSPWGGSDGGWAEGPMYWTTGMAYVTEAMNLLRNYAGIDFFRRPFFQRTGDFPLYVYPPDARRASFGDQSTLGDPVNLKTGYLVRQLAGVTGNHWYQWYFERVRQSDPGTEGAFYNYGWWDFNFDDLVYRHDYPQVEEESPVDIEPLKWFRDVGWVAMHHRMDNPDEHVMLLLKSSRYGSISHSHADQNSFTLHAFGEPLAADTGYYIAHGSSFHREWRRQTRSKNNLLIGGAGQYAENNKVLNMAATGQIEEAYWRDGDGYVRAVATDAYASTVPHVKRVVREIHFLQSSYFVIVDHIDLEKPDSVQWLFHALHPLQLKGQSFRLNGNKAGLEGTFVYASSGELALSQTDQFAEVDPAEYEGMERHYHLNAETRHASSHRIVTLLVPYKIEEPKYVPYFIDDQDHGIHLYFTDNGETKKIEVSKTY, encoded by the coding sequence ATGGAAGTGAAGCGGAAGCTTGCACAAAGACCGTTATACCAACCAATCAGCGGGCCGTTCCATGTGGACTATTCGCCTGATGAACAGACTGTTCTGGCAGAAAATCCGCCAAGGTTTACCTGGATGGCGGCACAGCAGGAGGATGAGAATGCCTATGTGCTGCAAGTGTCGGTGGGGCCTTCTTTTCAGGAAGAAGGGACAATGACCTTTGCACCGCTCCCGTATAACTTTTTCACGCCGGGCCGGGTGTTTGAACCTGGTGATTATTATTGGCGATATGCACTGCTTGTAGATCATCCAGCGCAGCAAGGAAGCGAAGCCGAAGCGGACGCTGTCCTGGAGAAGCAGCAGGAAATGTCGGCATGGAGTGAGGTGCGACGGTTTACGGTACCAGCGGGATTACCCGAAACACCGATACCTTCTCGGGCACAGCGATACATTTCCACAGACACGTCTCATCCCCGGCTATGGCTCCGAGAAAGTGGCCTACAGGCGCTTGCAGATGGCATTGCATCTGATCCAACATATTGCGGCTGGGATGTATTTATGGCAAATTCCGTTGAGCCGTGGGCAAACCGCGAGCCGATCCGTGAACCGCTGCCTTACCCGGATAACAAACGCGTCGCTCCTTTATGGCGTCAAATGTACATTGACTGTCAGGAAGTGTTATATGCCATTCGTCATCTGAGTATCGCTGGCCAGGTGCTTCGTGACGAACGGTTGCTTGAAGCGGCGAAAATATGGCTGCTGCATGTGGCGGCCTGGGATACGGAGGGAACGACATCCCGCGATTATAATGACGAGGCAGCCTTTCGGGTTGCCGCCGCGCTCGCTTGGGGTTATGACTGGTTGCATGATGAGCTGAACAGCGAAGAGCAAGATATGGTAAGGCGCAGTTTGCTGCGGCGGACAGAACAGGTGGCCCAGCATGTGATGGTCCGCTCGAAGATCCATCATGTGCCTTATGACAGCCATGCGGTGCGTTCATTGTCTTCCGTACTTGTACCGTGCTGTATGTCCTTGCTGCATGAGGAGCAGCAGGCTACACAGTGGCTGGATTATGCAATCGATTATTATGCCTGTCTGTACTCCCCTTGGGGTGGTAGTGATGGGGGATGGGCTGAAGGTCCGATGTACTGGACAACAGGTATGGCCTATGTGACCGAAGCGATGAATTTATTGCGCAACTATGCGGGCATCGATTTCTTCCGTCGGCCGTTCTTCCAGCGTACCGGGGATTTTCCGCTATATGTATATCCGCCCGATGCACGGCGCGCCAGCTTTGGGGATCAGTCTACGCTGGGTGACCCGGTAAATTTGAAAACCGGCTATCTTGTGCGCCAACTGGCAGGGGTTACAGGCAACCACTGGTACCAGTGGTACTTTGAGCGTGTACGCCAATCTGATCCGGGTACAGAGGGAGCTTTTTACAACTACGGTTGGTGGGACTTTAACTTTGACGACTTGGTATACCGCCACGATTATCCGCAGGTGGAGGAAGAGTCGCCTGTAGACATCGAGCCGCTCAAGTGGTTCAGGGATGTGGGATGGGTAGCCATGCATCACCGGATGGATAATCCGGATGAGCATGTTATGCTGCTGCTCAAATCAAGCCGTTATGGCTCCATCAGCCATAGTCATGCGGATCAGAATAGTTTTACGCTGCATGCATTCGGTGAGCCACTTGCCGCGGATACGGGCTATTATATTGCGCATGGCAGCTCATTTCATCGGGAATGGCGCAGACAGACGCGCTCCAAAAATAACCTGCTGATTGGTGGAGCAGGACAGTACGCCGAGAACAACAAGGTGCTGAATATGGCCGCAACTGGACAGATTGAAGAAGCCTATTGGCGAGACGGTGATGGTTATGTGCGCGCGGTAGCGACCGATGCCTACGCCAGCACCGTACCCCATGTGAAGCGTGTTGTACGGGAAATACATTTTCTGCAGTCATCGTACTTCGTTATTGTGGACCACATTGATCTGGAGAAGCCGGACAGTGTCCAATGGCTGTTCCATGCCTTACACCCGTTACAGCTGAAAGGGCAGAGTTTCCGTCTGAACGGTAATAAGGCGGGACTTGAGGGGACGTTTGTATATGCTTCCTCCGGTGAGCTGGCGCTCAGCCAGACAGATCAATTTGCAGAAGTGGACCCGGCAGAGTACGAAGGGATGGAAAGACATTATCATCTAAACGCGGAAACGCGCCATGCTTCAAGCCATAGAATTGTAACGCTGCTTGTGCCATATAAGATCGAGGAGCCGAAGTATGTTCCCTATTTCATCGATGACCAGGATCACGGCATTCATCTTTACTTTACCGACAACGGTGAAACGAAGAAGATTGAGGTATCCAAGACTTATTAG
- a CDS encoding extracellular solute-binding protein, translating to MKKWMVSGMALLLAAAVMTGCSSGRGAASGEGGGDGKTKFSMSLRTLAYTYVEKSPDINQDKWMKRLEDLTNTDLKIVLVPHKEYEQKMVQMFATNDIPDVVQGDGGVNGKEMAGSVEAGVFQPLDELLQQYGQDLLKAVPKEAWDQVTHDGHIYAIPEYLSNPSRRATWIRKDLLDQTGLPVPTTVEETMDVLRAFKKLGVENPYMGREDFKYADTFFGAYDVQQFLSMMEQQGDQVVPKFMDNENMQQALTIYKTMYEEGLINKEFATINSTVFKNTILSGKAGMWSMNANELIQWEKQIKASVPDAKIEIIPSPVGPDGKGGYYLYGPVTRAYFINKDAADPASIIRFFNWMVSDEAEKFFTYGTEGETYTEDNGVISYTAPTDSAGVDEERYRQSFLWFVQDTTYNKGSLSLTEEGRKLMNIYDTILAKEGRDGINFDPRLEAFVQNPDIAPNSDTPPQVLLTHMIKMVYGKEPISDWPKVVEEWKSKGGDRAIEEATEKFNKGEGVSEPRR from the coding sequence ATGAAAAAGTGGATGGTCTCAGGCATGGCGCTATTGCTGGCGGCAGCTGTCATGACGGGGTGCAGCAGTGGGAGAGGAGCGGCATCCGGTGAGGGCGGAGGAGATGGCAAAACGAAATTTTCTATGTCTCTTCGTACGTTGGCGTATACGTATGTGGAGAAGTCGCCGGACATCAACCAGGATAAATGGATGAAAAGGCTGGAGGATCTGACCAATACCGATCTGAAAATCGTCCTGGTGCCTCATAAGGAATATGAGCAGAAAATGGTCCAGATGTTTGCCACCAATGATATTCCTGATGTGGTGCAGGGTGACGGCGGCGTCAACGGTAAAGAGATGGCCGGCTCGGTCGAAGCCGGGGTATTTCAGCCGCTCGATGAACTGCTGCAGCAGTATGGGCAAGATTTGCTCAAAGCCGTACCGAAGGAAGCCTGGGACCAAGTAACCCATGATGGACATATCTATGCGATCCCTGAATATTTATCCAATCCCTCCCGTCGGGCAACCTGGATTCGCAAGGATCTGCTGGATCAAACGGGACTGCCGGTGCCCACTACGGTTGAGGAGACGATGGATGTCTTGCGCGCCTTTAAGAAGCTTGGTGTGGAGAATCCGTATATGGGACGTGAGGATTTCAAATATGCAGATACCTTTTTCGGTGCCTATGACGTGCAGCAATTCCTGTCCATGATGGAGCAGCAGGGCGATCAGGTGGTACCGAAGTTTATGGATAACGAGAATATGCAGCAAGCCCTAACTATCTATAAGACGATGTACGAGGAAGGGCTCATTAACAAAGAGTTCGCGACCATCAATTCCACCGTATTCAAAAATACCATTCTGTCGGGCAAGGCGGGCATGTGGTCCATGAATGCCAACGAACTGATCCAATGGGAGAAACAGATTAAAGCGTCGGTTCCCGATGCCAAAATCGAGATTATCCCTTCCCCTGTCGGCCCCGACGGAAAGGGTGGTTATTATCTGTACGGTCCGGTGACACGTGCCTACTTTATTAATAAGGATGCGGCTGATCCGGCTTCCATTATCCGTTTCTTTAACTGGATGGTGTCAGATGAAGCGGAGAAGTTCTTCACGTATGGCACGGAAGGAGAGACCTACACAGAGGATAATGGCGTGATATCATACACAGCTCCAACAGACTCTGCTGGTGTGGACGAAGAGCGTTACCGTCAGTCGTTCTTATGGTTCGTACAGGACACGACGTACAATAAAGGCTCGTTATCGCTGACAGAAGAAGGCAGAAAGCTGATGAATATTTACGATACCATTTTAGCTAAAGAAGGTCGGGATGGCATCAACTTTGATCCGCGTTTGGAAGCTTTTGTACAGAATCCCGATATCGCTCCCAATTCGGACACACCTCCTCAAGTATTGCTCACGCATATGATCAAAATGGTTTATGGGAAGGAGCCGATCTCCGATTGGCCGAAAGTGGTTGAGGAATGGAAATCCAAAGGCGGCGATCGGGCAATCGAGGAAGCCACGGAGAAATTCAATAAAGGTGAAGGCGTGTCCGAACCGCGTCGCTAG
- a CDS encoding response regulator transcription factor — protein sequence MFRILITDDEPMIRMGLAKMIKQAGLFDCEIRQAAHGEEALQVMGDFRPHILFTDIRMPTMDGIELCRRLSEQGSTIRIIVVSGYSDFEYARACMDYGVKRYLLKPVGRQELHELLLKLLASEEDKPTVSLVPVRELNDWAMRLEEAIWELRQSDVTELLAAWSDRYPAYALMPEQTAELFQELLELIVARMNARGNGTMSTSSQINESASSKECFEALGNEIHTLMQTIKEKRSGKRKHPVEEAKAYLEKHLRREVSLEEIAAKLGLNPSYFSQLFKQTTGQTFIQYRIRSKMELAKRMLEQPGNRITDISYEVGYADHPHFTKTFKKITGLTPSEYRSKLGIE from the coding sequence ATGTTCAGAATCTTGATTACGGACGATGAGCCAATGATTCGAATGGGTCTGGCGAAGATGATCAAACAAGCGGGACTGTTCGACTGTGAGATTCGGCAGGCTGCACATGGGGAAGAAGCTCTCCAGGTGATGGGAGACTTTCGGCCGCACATCCTGTTTACGGATATCCGCATGCCAACGATGGACGGTATTGAGCTATGCCGTCGTTTATCCGAGCAAGGCAGTACGATACGCATTATTGTGGTCTCCGGTTATTCGGACTTTGAATATGCAAGAGCCTGTATGGATTATGGGGTAAAGCGATATTTGCTCAAACCTGTGGGACGACAGGAGCTTCATGAACTGCTGCTCAAATTGCTGGCATCCGAAGAGGATAAGCCTACGGTTTCTCTTGTACCCGTGAGGGAGCTGAACGATTGGGCGATGCGTCTGGAAGAAGCGATATGGGAGCTAAGACAATCCGATGTGACGGAGTTGCTCGCAGCATGGTCAGATCGTTATCCGGCATATGCCCTGATGCCTGAGCAGACAGCGGAGCTTTTTCAGGAATTACTGGAATTGATTGTAGCCAGAATGAATGCACGGGGAAACGGAACGATGAGTACGTCCAGTCAGATTAATGAAAGCGCTTCCTCAAAAGAGTGCTTCGAGGCTCTGGGCAACGAGATTCACACATTAATGCAGACGATCAAGGAAAAGCGCAGCGGCAAGCGCAAGCATCCGGTGGAAGAAGCAAAAGCCTATCTGGAGAAGCATTTGCGCCGCGAGGTGTCATTGGAAGAGATTGCGGCCAAGCTGGGACTTAACCCGTCCTACTTTAGCCAACTATTCAAGCAGACGACAGGCCAGACTTTTATCCAATACCGCATACGCAGCAAAATGGAACTGGCTAAGCGCATGCTGGAACAGCCGGGTAACCGGATTACCGATATTTCCTACGAAGTGGGGTATGCGGATCATCCCCATTTTACGAAGACGTTCAAGAAGATTACCGGACTGACACCGTCCGAGTACCGCAGCAAGTTGGGCATTGAGTGA
- a CDS encoding SDR family NAD(P)-dependent oxidoreductase — MNINLQNKIALVTGSSGGIGAAIAGALARCGAKVAVNGLHNMDRAEEVVAAIRDAGGEAAAFQADVTDTNAIESMVGDITLRFGGPIDLLINNAGHLVERSPIETMSEELYSRIMDVNLKSAVFVSKAVIPGMKAAGGGRIINLTSVAAHNGGGPGAAIYAASKAAVIALTKGLAKELAPGGITVNALSPGFIGQTAFHATFTSAEGRTSAVSSIPLGREGTPDDVAGAALYLCSELGSFITGETLEINGGMYMR, encoded by the coding sequence ATGAATATTAACTTGCAGAACAAAATTGCGCTGGTTACCGGCTCCAGCGGAGGAATAGGTGCTGCCATTGCCGGGGCATTGGCGCGTTGCGGAGCAAAGGTGGCTGTGAATGGCCTGCATAATATGGATCGGGCGGAGGAGGTCGTGGCCGCTATCCGGGATGCTGGCGGTGAAGCAGCGGCATTTCAGGCCGATGTGACCGATACGAATGCCATAGAATCGATGGTTGGGGATATTACGCTCCGCTTCGGCGGTCCGATTGATCTATTGATTAATAATGCAGGGCATCTGGTTGAGCGGAGTCCGATTGAAACGATGAGCGAGGAGCTCTACAGCCGGATTATGGATGTCAATCTGAAGAGTGCTGTATTTGTCTCCAAAGCGGTCATTCCTGGCATGAAAGCGGCTGGAGGCGGCCGAATTATCAATCTGACCTCGGTCGCGGCTCATAATGGGGGCGGGCCAGGTGCAGCAATTTATGCAGCCTCCAAGGCAGCTGTCATTGCGTTAACCAAAGGACTTGCCAAAGAGCTGGCTCCTGGCGGGATTACGGTTAATGCCCTCTCGCCAGGCTTTATCGGGCAAACAGCATTCCATGCTACGTTTACTTCAGCGGAAGGCCGAACTTCTGCGGTAAGCAGCATTCCCCTTGGACGGGAAGGGACGCCCGATGATGTCGCAGGAGCGGCGCTGTACCTGTGTTCGGAGCTGGGTTCTTTTATAACGGGAGAAACGCTTGAAATCAATGGCGGAATGTATATGCGTTGA
- a CDS encoding cache domain-containing sensor histidine kinase, with translation MKRSLSIRLFFHFAIVITLSLSAIGLFTYTYASTEMNDQLADNIAQTMRNTAYQTDLYLQNYDRATYSILSNGSVKHFLDMNSEDSYAYYEYSRQIKTNVFPPVFMLYPQIKFLYVIGENGRVVIDDNQNSAGIPDIDAALQYKELLAATPANGESTLFTRSIRSEQSANVITIARRIRGVSSYTPNGVLAMEVNVLELDKIWGELDLGQGGYQYVIDQNGTVIYTPGDEGAQTAMPSSTVNRLMNMDAGSMEQNTEGTKRLFISELSEYSGWRFVASVPLEELQRPIATIRSATLWVGAGTLLAALVLAYRIGASQVEPIRVLMNGMRQTEKGIWNKVEMKERRDEIGVLIRSYNLMVSRLSDMIESVYESELRRQKSEIELQQEALERHRAEFQALQLQINPHFLYNTLETIKCYAVVQDSEEIAQMVESMAHMLRYSIQTNLEEITVANELKHVLAYLSIMKHRMDRELEVEVIIAPDLLLEKMVRLTLQPLVENVLQHAFPRGMEPGHFIRIDARRLEDRFLVIVQDNGMGMSEERLEKLRRRLELNRLAGEDSDDVYHRGGIGLMNVHRRIQLVFGETYGLMIESEQGLGTTITMALPADQHSKRI, from the coding sequence ATGAAGCGCAGCCTGTCGATCCGCTTGTTCTTTCATTTTGCCATTGTGATTACACTGTCTCTGTCCGCCATCGGTTTGTTTACCTATACTTATGCCTCGACTGAAATGAACGACCAGCTTGCTGACAACATCGCCCAAACGATGCGCAATACAGCGTACCAGACCGACCTGTATTTGCAAAATTATGATCGGGCCACGTACTCCATCCTTTCGAACGGAAGTGTGAAACACTTTCTCGATATGAATTCGGAGGACAGTTATGCCTATTACGAATACAGCCGTCAGATAAAAACAAACGTGTTCCCGCCTGTTTTTATGTTATACCCACAGATCAAATTCCTGTATGTTATCGGGGAAAACGGGCGTGTTGTGATTGATGATAATCAGAATTCTGCTGGCATACCGGATATTGACGCGGCTCTTCAATATAAGGAGCTGCTGGCCGCAACGCCTGCAAACGGCGAATCCACATTGTTTACACGCAGTATTCGTAGCGAGCAGAGTGCCAATGTCATTACGATTGCGCGGCGGATCAGAGGCGTGTCCTCCTATACCCCAAACGGTGTACTGGCGATGGAAGTGAATGTGCTGGAGCTTGACAAAATATGGGGAGAACTCGACCTCGGTCAGGGCGGCTATCAGTATGTGATAGACCAAAACGGAACGGTTATCTACACACCCGGGGACGAAGGGGCGCAGACTGCCATGCCGTCCAGCACCGTAAACAGGCTTATGAACATGGATGCAGGATCAATGGAACAGAACACGGAAGGCACCAAACGACTGTTCATTTCAGAGCTTTCAGAATATTCTGGCTGGCGTTTTGTTGCTTCCGTGCCGCTGGAGGAGCTTCAACGACCGATTGCAACAATCCGTTCTGCCACCTTATGGGTTGGTGCAGGAACCTTGCTCGCCGCACTCGTCTTGGCCTATCGAATTGGCGCTTCACAGGTGGAGCCCATTCGTGTGCTGATGAACGGAATGAGACAGACGGAGAAGGGAATCTGGAACAAGGTGGAGATGAAGGAAAGGCGCGATGAAATTGGTGTGCTGATCCGCAGCTATAATCTGATGGTCAGCCGGCTGTCGGACATGATTGAAAGTGTATACGAGTCGGAGCTGCGCCGCCAGAAGTCGGAAATCGAGCTTCAGCAGGAGGCGCTGGAACGGCATCGTGCAGAATTTCAGGCACTTCAGTTGCAGATCAATCCGCATTTTCTTTACAACACCCTGGAAACGATCAAATGTTATGCCGTCGTACAGGACTCCGAAGAAATTGCACAGATGGTGGAATCCATGGCTCATATGCTCCGTTATTCCATTCAGACCAATCTGGAGGAAATCACGGTTGCCAATGAACTGAAACATGTGCTGGCCTACCTTTCCATCATGAAGCATCGCATGGATCGTGAGCTCGAAGTGGAGGTCATCATTGCGCCGGATCTGTTGTTGGAGAAAATGGTTCGTCTCACCCTTCAGCCGCTGGTGGAAAATGTGTTACAACACGCGTTTCCGCGGGGCATGGAGCCCGGTCACTTTATTCGCATCGACGCTCGGCGTCTTGAAGATCGCTTTCTTGTCATCGTCCAGGATAACGGCATGGGCATGAGCGAGGAACGTTTGGAGAAGCTGCGTCGCCGTCTGGAATTGAACCGTCTGGCAGGCGAAGATTCCGATGATGTCTACCATCGAGGGGGCATTGGGCTCATGAATGTTCATCGCCGGATTCAGCTTGTTTTTGGAGAAACGTATGGCTTGATGATTGAGAGTGAGCAGGGATTGGGAACGACCATTACGATGGCGCTTCCAGCGGATCAGCATAGCAAGCGGATTTAA